One window of Magallana gigas chromosome 2, xbMagGiga1.1, whole genome shotgun sequence genomic DNA carries:
- the LOC105317319 gene encoding titin homolog: MRFFVVISLVLAVQIKVGASFIVTINDFGELEEGDTVNFTCTWIGSTTPNTSLTYFFFFFNRDISGAFMNSTLNPVIEYDNSTQNYTTIFKVSNVLVDRRFNYQFLSCFSGLVGAGKRLTVHYGPDDNKMTLWGSETGREGFSGNWKCAVSESYPAVNLTWYNGSTEFTPDSKAVVTNTNGNFKTEQWWKFTYTRDYTGSNVSCVATGYKNKRVTKSKQLQVNFASELEVRGKYLYVTDKDTMKCYVDKGATLNLTCGVVAASPMASAVWSGRGSDQLVITNMPRHLSSTDFFCEAQNSVARSSIQVKLVIQYGPEFSTFSTMWVKEGKNFTVEAYIIANPHPMKISWRKEGSTKLLSRNLKLSLQNIRREQAGVYVVEATSLRMRENNTTEEVTGNTTVNVVVKYGPGDSVKLSPNLTTFEVDAGETVPPIACSAECEPACRYIWVQYYRTNTYRYRASTAVLNLGNASSSDVGIYMCRASNNVIGDNFEGNVTFELRVKYAPEIKSVTLNGYTGNPYSESVPITVTSIIRTYPNATITWGISHEKSLNSFLPLDSRYSANKTMTCTYDCEITAILTVFPPLCTDTGNKYSVYATNRKGNSTIKTTHYSNTIACTPRLANNAPMNQTYRTCEGAELNMTASFVSVPGPFISWYLLPNTRKYVHHLEGRVGPGTYTKVFYKTNYHIPVMHRHLFGTYLVEANNFRGSIAKTYIRVLKNSSCSDESTTALRPVPSVAATLPPNASSSKMNGPAGIIMGSAIAFLMFRGYILKNYNI; encoded by the exons ATGAGATTCTTCGTGGTGATTTCTTTGGTGTTAGCTGTGCAAATAAAAG ttGGTGCATCATTCATTGTGACCATTAATGATTTTGGGGAGTTAGAGGAGGGCGATACCGTCAACTTTACCTGTACTTGGATTGGATCAACAACACCTAACACCTCGCTCacctatttctttttcttttttaaccgTGACATATCTGGTGCTTTCATGAACTCTACCTTGAATCCAGTAATTGAGTATGATAACAGTACACAGAATTACAcgactattttcaaagtatcaAATGTCCTCGTTGATCGACGATTCAATTACCAGTTTTTGTCGTGCTTCAGTGGTCTGGTGGGCGCCGGGAAAAGATTGACCGTTCATT ATGGTCCAGACGATAATAAAATGACACTCTGGGGCAGTGAGACTGGACGGGAAGGGTTTTCTGGCAACTGGAAATGTGCAGTGAGCGAATCTTATCCTGCAGTCAACCTCACTTGGTACAATGGTTCCACTGAATTCACTCCTGACTCTAAAGCTGTTGTCACCAATACTAAT gGTAACTTCAAAACCGAGCAATGGTGGAAGTTTACCTACACTCGAGATTACACTGGGTCTAATGTCAGTTGTGTAGCCACAGGATACAAGAATAAAAGAGTCACTAAATCGAAGCAGTTACAGGTCAATT TTGCTTCAGAGCTAGAAGTCAGGGGGAAGTACTTATACGTCACAGATAAGGACACAATGAAGTGTTATGTAGATAAGGGAGCCACTTTGAATCTGACATGTGGAGTGGTGGCAGCCAGTCCCATGGCCAGTGCAGTTTGGTCTGGAAGAG gaaGTGACCAATTAGTAATAACTAACATGCCAAGACACCTAAGCTCTACTGACTTTTTTTGTGAAGCTCAAAACTCCGTAGCCAGAAGTTCCATTCAAGTCAAGCTTGTTATACAgt ATGGACCAGAATTTTCTACTTTCTCAACAATGTGGGTAAAGGAAGGAAAGAATTTTACTGTTGAAGCCTATATTATTGCAAATCCACACCCTATGAAAATATCGTGGAGAAAAGAAGGCAGTACTAAGTTATTGTCCAGAAATTTGAAGCTAAGTCTCCAAAACATAAGAAGAGAACAAGCAGGGGTGTATGTCGTAGAAGCCACAAGTCTAAGGATGAGAGAGAACAACACGACTGAAGAAGTCACAGGAAACACCACAGTCAATGTTGTTGTCAAAT ATGGGCCTGGAGACTCCGTTAAGCTGTCTCCAAATTTAACAACGTTCGAAGTGGACGCTGGAGAGACTGTACCGCCCATTGCTTGCTCCGCCGAATGTGAACCTGCCTGCAGATACATTTGGGTTCAATACTATAGGACGAATACATACAGATACAGGGCATCCACTGCCGTCCTTAACCTCGGCAATGCATCATCCTCCGATGTCGGAATCTACATGTGTAGAGCAAGTAACAACGTCATTGGAGATAATTTTGAAGGAAATGTGACCTTTGAGCTGCGTGTGAAAT ATGCTCCAGAAATAAAGTCAGTGACTTTAAATGGATACACTGGGAATCCATACAGTGAAAGTGTTCCCATCACTGTAACCAGTATCATAAGGACGTATCCAAATGCCACCATCACGTGGGGCATCTCACATGAAAAATCTTTGAACTCGTTTTTGCCCTTAG ACTCCAGATACAGTGCTAACAAGACCATGACGTGCACTTATGACTGTGAAATCACGGCCATTCTGACCGTGTTCCCTCCCTTGTGTACTGATACAGGAAACAAGTATTCCGTGTATGCCACGAACAGGAAAGGAAACTCCACGATAAAAACAACCCACTACAGCAATACCATCGCAT GCACACCTCGTCTAGCTAACAATGCGCCGATGAATCAGACCTACAGAACCTGTGAGGGGGCTGAGCTGAATATGACAGCATCATTTGTGTCTGTTCCTGGACCTTTTATTTCCTGGTATCTTTTACCGAATACCCGTAAATATGTGCATCACCTTGAAGGACGGGTGGGACCCGGAACTTACACAAAagtattttacaaaacaaattaccACATTCCCGTTATGCATAGGCATCTGTTTGGAACATATCTTGTTGAAGCAAATAATTTCAGAGGATCAATTGCAAAGACTTACATTCGGGTATTAAAGAATTCGTCTTGCTCAG atgAATCAACTACAGCACTAAGACCTGTCCCATCCGTAGCTGCCACCTTACCTCCAAACGCATCCTCCTCTAAGATGAATGGCCCAGCTGGAATCATTATGGGTTCTGCGATAGCGTTTCTTATGTTTCGaggatatatattaaaaaattacaatatttaa